TTTCGGAATTGATGGAAGTCGAGGTGCGGTGCTTCGGAGACCAGAACGAGAGCAACGGCATCAGGGTCAAGGGCTATGAGATCGATCCCCGGCCCCATTGTCCGGCGCAGCCGAAGTTCGACGCTCTCTTCAACACGCTCTACACCAACCTGGCCATGCTGACGGACGGCATCACCGGCGATGTCATCCATACCCACACCTGGTACGCCCACCTGGCCGGTTTCCTGGGCAAAAAGCTCTACAACATGCCCCATGTCGCCACTTCGCACAGCCTGGAGCCGCTGCGGCCCTGGAAAGTCGAGCAGCTGGCGGAGGCTTATCATGTCTCCGCCTGGATGGAAAAGGTCGGGCTGGAAAACGCCGACCGGGTGGTGGCCGTCTCCAAGATGATGAAGGAGGACATCGTCGCCAACTTCGACGTGGACCCGGAGAAGGTGACGGTCATTCACAACGGGATCGACCTGAATAAGTACCGCCGCCGCCCCCTGTCGCCCGAGGTCCGGGCCCACTACGGCATCGAGGAGGATTACGTGCTGTTCGTCGGGCGCCCCACCGCCCAGAAAGGTATGGAGTACCTGATCGACGCGGCCGACGATATTCCGGTCCAGGTGGTCATCGAAGCGGTCGGCGCCGACACCAAGGAATACGAAGACCGGATGGCAGCCAAAGTGGAGGGGAAGAAGAACATCCTCTGGATTCACGAGAACCTGGGGGACGAGATCAATGCCGGACTCTACTCCTCGGCCAAGGTGTTCATCTGCCCTTCGGTCTACGAGCCCTTCGGAATCATCAATCTGGAGGCGATGGCCTGCGAAACTCCGGTCGTGGCCAGCGCCGTGGGGGGGATCATGGAAGTGGTGGTTCCGGGAGAAACCGGTTTCCTCGTCGAACCCGCCGCCGCCGGGCAGATCGCGGAAAAGGTCAACGAACTTCTGAGCCGGCCCGACCTGGCGCTGAAGATGGGCCGCAACGGCCGGAAGCGGGTCGAGGACTATTTCAGTTGGGAATCGATCGCCCGAAAAACCAAGGCCATGTATGAAGAACTCCTCCACGAAAAAGCCCCCGTGCCCGCTCCATGAATAGGTCCCGGGCTCTCAAGGTACTCAATCCCCTTCTCGCCCTGGTTTTCCTGACCCAGATCCTTTCCGGGGTCTTTCACGAATACCTGGACCACGATGTCTTCGAGGTGGTTCACGAAACCGGCGGAATAGTTTTGGCGGGATTGGTCGTTCTTCACGTCGGGCTCAATTGGAATTGGGTCAAGGCGACGTTCTTCGGGAAGAAACGGCCTCCGGCCTCGAAGCCCTGATCGGGTTTCAGGAGGAGCATCCGGGGCCGTATGCGCCGCCCCCGGGGGTCACGTCCCGGCGGCGCCGGTTTCCCGGTTGTAGCGTTCGTTCCGCTCCCACTGGCGGCGCCAGGACTCGGCGTATTTGTTGATCCAGTCCAGCATGGCGATATTGCCGAGGTCGCAGCCCGCTTTCTCCGACTCGATCCACTTATGCTTTTCGATCTCCTGGAGCTGTTCCTCGG
The window above is part of the bacterium genome. Proteins encoded here:
- the glgA gene encoding glycogen synthase, translating into MKVTFITREYPPNVYGGAGVHIRELARCLSELMEVEVRCFGDQNESNGIRVKGYEIDPRPHCPAQPKFDALFNTLYTNLAMLTDGITGDVIHTHTWYAHLAGFLGKKLYNMPHVATSHSLEPLRPWKVEQLAEAYHVSAWMEKVGLENADRVVAVSKMMKEDIVANFDVDPEKVTVIHNGIDLNKYRRRPLSPEVRAHYGIEEDYVLFVGRPTAQKGMEYLIDAADDIPVQVVIEAVGADTKEYEDRMAAKVEGKKNILWIHENLGDEINAGLYSSAKVFICPSVYEPFGIINLEAMACETPVVASAVGGIMEVVVPGETGFLVEPAAAGQIAEKVNELLSRPDLALKMGRNGRKRVEDYFSWESIARKTKAMYEELLHEKAPVPAP
- a CDS encoding DUF4405 domain-containing protein, which produces MNRSRALKVLNPLLALVFLTQILSGVFHEYLDHDVFEVVHETGGIVLAGLVVLHVGLNWNWVKATFFGKKRPPASKP